In one Gopherus evgoodei ecotype Sinaloan lineage chromosome 1, rGopEvg1_v1.p, whole genome shotgun sequence genomic region, the following are encoded:
- the OPN1SW gene encoding short-wave-sensitive opsin 1, whose translation MSGEEDFYLFENVSSVGPWDGPQYHIAPLWAFYFQTAFMGFVFFAGVPLNAIVLVVTIKYKKLRQPLNYILVNICLGGFIFCSFSVFTVFIASSQGYFIFGRQVCALEAFLGSVAGLVTGWSLAFLAFERYIVICKPFGNFRFTSKHALIAVAATWGIGIGVSIPPYFGWSRFIPEGLQCSCGPDWYTVGTKYRSEYYTWFLFIFCFIVPFSLICFSYSQLLGALRAVAAQQQESATTQKAEREVSRMVVVMVGSFCICWVPYAAMAMYIVNNRNHGLDLRLVTVPAFFSKSSCVYNPIIYCFMNKQFRACIMETVCGKPITDESDMSSSAQKTEVSSVSTSQVSPS comes from the exons ATGTCGGGGGAAGAAGACTTTTACCTCTTTGAGAACGTCTCCTCGGTGGGGCCCTGGGACGGGCCCCAGTACCACATCGCTCCACTCTGGGCCTTCTACTTCCAGACGGCCTTCATGGGCTTTGTGTTCTTCGCCGGCGTGCCCCTCAACGCCATCGTCCTCGTGGTCACCATCAAGTACAAGAAGCTGCGGCAGCCGCTCAACTACATCCTGGTCAACATCTGCCTGGGGGGCTTCATCTTCTGCTCCTTCTCCGTCTTCACGGTCTTCATCGCCAGCTCCCAGGGCTACTTCATCTTCGGGCGGCAAGTCTGCGCCCTGGAGGCCTTCCTAGGTTCCGTCGCAG GCCTGGTCACCGGGTGGTCCCTGGCCTTCCTGGCCTTTGAGCGCTACATCGTCATCTGCAAACCCTTCGGGAACTTCCGCTTCACCTCCAAGCACGCTCTGATAGCGGTGGCGGCCACCTGGGGCATCGGCATTGGCGTTTCCATCCCGCCCTACTTTGGGTGGAGCCG GTTCATCCCCGAAGGCCTGCAGTGCTCGTGCGGCCCAGACTGGTACACGGTGGGGACCAAGTACAGGAGCGAATACTACACCTGGTTCCTCTTCATCTTCTGCTTCATCGTGCCCTTCTCGCTCATCTGCTTCTCCTACTCCCAGCTGCTGGGTGCCCTCCGAGCC GTAGCGGCCCAGCAGCAAGAGTCGGCCACCACCCAGAAGGCGGAGCGGGAGGTGTCCCgcatggtggtggtgatggtgggctCCTTCTGCATCTGTTGGGTGCCCTATGCGGCCATGGCCATGTACATAGTGAACAACCGCAACCACGGCCTCGACTTGCGCCTCGTCACCGTCCCTGCCTTCTTCTCCAAGAGCTCCTGTGTCTATAACCCCATCATCTACTGCTTCATGAACAAACAG TTCCGCGCCTGCATCATGGAGACGGTGTGTGGGAAACCCATCACGGACGAGTCCGACATGTCCAGCTCCGCCCAGAAAACAGAGGTCTCATCCGTGTCCACCAGCCAGGTCAGCCCCAGCTGA